The stretch of DNA GCGGCATCAGTGCTATCGAGCTGATGGGTGGCCCGGCGGAGTCGTTTGCAGGTATGCCGAAAAGCCCTGTCGACATGCGAACGATGTTTCCGCTTATGCGTAAACGGCGTGAGAATCAGCCGCTCACCGCCGATGAACAGAAGCAGTTGACCGACGCCGAAGCCCAGCTAAACGCCTACCGCGAACAGGTGTCGAAATGGCGGCTAACTGCCGATATGAAAAAGTTTGAGCAGGTGCGCCGGATGTATAATCAGGCGGGCGTGAGCATCTACGGTTTCAAGCCCGATGCGTTTGGGATGCAGGCTACCGACGCCGACATCGACTACGGAATGCGGGCGGCCAAAGCACTGGGAGCCAATCAGGTAACGCTCGAACACCCTGTCAATGATGCCCATACGCTGCGGTTAGGCAAGATGGCTGAGAAACATGGTCTGCGCGTCGGCTACCACGGCCACGAACAGCAAACACCCACGTTCTGGGATACGGCACTGGCACAGTCGCCGGGCAACGCACTGAACTTCGACCTCGGCCATTACGTAGCCGCCAACCAGCCCGACCCGCTGGGCCTGATTCGGCAAAAACACGACCGCATTGCCAGCATGCACATCAAAGACCGGCAAACGCCCGCGCACGGCAAAGGCAACCTTCCCTGGGGACAGGGCGACACGCCCCTGACCGACGCGCTGCGGCTGATGCGTGAACAGAAATATACCTTCCCGGCGGCTATTGAACTGGAATACAAGATACCGGAAGGTTCCAATTCAGTCGCCGAAGTGAAAAAATGCGTTGATTACTGCCGGAACGCGCTGAGTTAGGTTGTATAATCCCGATTTTTGCATGAAAACCCGGATACTCATTGGCTGGCTCTGGCTGGCTGTTACTGTTTGCTCGGCCCAGTCCAAACCCGCTTTCCCGCTCAAAACCAGCGAGAATGGTCGCTATTTTGTCGATCAGACTGGTAAACCATTTTTCTACCATGCCGACACCGGCTGGCAGCTATTTGCCCGACTCACGCTGCCCGAAGCCCGCGAATACCTGACACTTCGCAAACAGCACGGCTTCAATACCATTCAAGTCCATATTTCGATGAACCCCGACTCGGTGAACCGGGCCGGGCAAAAAGCACTTATTGACTACGATTTCTCGAAGCCCAACGAACCATATTTCGCACACGTTGAACGGGTAATTCAGGTGGCCGATTCGCTGGGGCTGCTGCTTACGATTTCGCCGTTCTGGATTGGGTGCTGCCGCGAAGCACACGGCGTAGAAGCCAAACACGAGGTGTATAAACTGAGTGGCCCAGCCAAATGTCGGCAGATGGGCGAGTACCTGGGCCGGCGGTTTGGCAAGTACAAAAACATTCTGTGGCTAATGGGGGGCGACAATGACCCGCGCAGCATCCGGGCCGAAATCGTAGCTATGGCTGAGGGTTTACACGCCCCCGCTCCGCAGCAACTGCAAACCTACCACGCCACGCCACCGCACTCCAGCACCGACCTGTTTCAGTACGCGCCCTGGCTGGGGTTCAGCATGATTTACACCTACTGGCGCGAGAAACCCAACGAATGGTCGGACGGGCAGCAGATGCCGCACGTATATGAGGCTGCGTTACGCGAATACAACAAGAGTGACCGGATGCCGTTTGTGCTGGGTGAATCGCAGTACGAAGGCGACGGCGTTCGCTATGGCAACGACATTGGTACGCCACAGCAAGTTCGCCGACAAGCCTACTGGACTATGCTGTGTGGGGGGGCGGGCCACGCCTACGGACACGATGGCTGGGATTTTCCAAAGCAATGGCGCACAATTATCAACTACCCCGGCGGTTCGCAGCACATGAAGCACGTCAGAACATTGTTCGAGTCGCTGCCGTGGCATACGCTCGTGCCTGACCAGAAACATACAGTCATCGTGAACGACTACGGCGAGTTTATGAAAGCCGACTACGTAGCAGCCGCCGTGACAGCCGATAAAACTACACTCGTGGCCTACCTGCCCCAACCCGGTCGGCCCGTAGTTGACCTCAGCCAATTGAAAGGTCCCAACCTGACTGTGCGCTGGTACGACCCTCGCACGGGGCAGTTCGGTAAAGAGCAAAAAATGCCCGCGCAGGGTGTAAAACGGCTTGTTTCGCCCCCGCAGAACGATTGGGTGCTGGTCGTTCAGTCGGGGCAGTAGCGGCTATGTTTGGCGGTGACGTAGTGAATAAGGGTCGCTTTTTGTAACTTGCGGCCTTCGCTATGTCACCGTTAACTTGTATGTCCAACACCCGTACCTATCACCTTGTCTATCCAGACCCAATTACAAACGAAGAAGAGCCATCGGGCGGCTATGTAGAAGTGCATATTACGCACAATTCTCACGAAGCGGAGCGCAATGTCGAAACAGCTATTATTCTGGCTAAGGTCGGATTTAAGATTAGGCTATTAATGATTGATGATACACCCCACACCAAAAACCCTGATGCTTACTTTTTTAATGAACAAGTAACGGTGGAATTCAAGCATAACTTTACCCCTACCCGCTCTGCTATTGAACATGCGGTCCGCGCAGGGCGTAAGCAAGCCGATTATTTATTGCTGCACATACTGAGTAGCATTGATGCAAATCATCTTCTGGATGGCCTTAAGAATAGGCTTTACTTTGCCGATAATGTGAAAGGTCTGTGGCTAATTTGGCAGGAAAGGCTTTACTATTTTGAGCGTAGGGAGTTTTTCGACGGTACTATTGACCTAAAAATACAATGAGGTGATGCTATCCGGCCGGTCGCATCACCTCAAGGTCATGGCCGAGGCTCTCACCTCAACCGTTGCAAAGATAACCATTAATAGTAATATCTGTCAAGTTAATCCCCACCGTGCTTGGAAACATCTCCCTTTCTTGAATGCCTGCTCATCTATCCAGACCTTCGTCAGAATCAAACAGAGCCATCTGGTGGCTATGTAGAAATGCACCTTACGCACGCATCGCAGGAGGCCGTGCGAAACATAGAAACGGCCATTTTTCTGGCGCAATTAGGTTTTAAAGTGAGACTATTAGCCATCAGCCACGAACCAGGCGTCAAAAATCCCGATGCGTATCTGATTGAGGAGCAACTCATTATCGAGTTCAAACATAACAGCACCCCTACTGCGTCGGCTATTGAAAACGAACTACGTGACGCGAAACGTCAGGCCGATTATGTGTTGCTGCACATCAAAAGCACAATTTCGAGAGAGGATTTAATCAAGGGGTTACGTCGGCAAATTCACCGGGCTGAAAATGTAAAAGAAGTATGGATAATTTACGGCCAGGTATTAAGTCGCCTTACACCAGAGGAGATACGCGACAAGAACGCAGAAGCTAAAATACAATGAGGTGACACAGTTGCCTGCATCACCTCAAGGTAGGGGTCGAGGATCTCTCCCCAACCGTTGCAAATGTAAGCAAATGATTGCAAAGCTACAAGCCCTACGCCTTCTCCGTCTTCAGTTTATCGCGCAGTTGAAACAGTTCGTCGCGTAGGCGGGCGGCTTCGAGGAAGTCGAGTTCTTTGGCGGCTTTCTCCATTTTCGATTGCGTTTCGGCGATAACCTTTTCCAGATCGCCCCGGCCCATGTATCGCACCACCGGGTCGGCGGCAATGCGGATTTCGTCGGGTTCGACGTAAAACTGCCGCACCTTCGAGTCAGCAACTTTGGTTTGACCCATAATGGCCTCGCGCGATTTTAGCACCGTGGTCGGCGTAATGCCGTTGTCTGTGTTGTATTCCATCTGAACGGCCCGGCGTCGGTTGGTCTCGTCAATCGCTTTCTGCATCGACCCCGTAATGGTGTCGGCATACATGATTACTTTGCCGTTGGCGTTTCGGGCAGCCCGGCCAATAGTCTGAATCAACGACCGAATGTCGCGCAGGAACCCTTCTTTGTCGGCGTCCATGATGGCTACCAAACTCACTTCGGGCAAATCAAGCCCTTCGCGGAGCAGGTTTACGCCTACCAATACGTCGAAATTACCCAGCCGCAAGTCGCGCAGGATTTCGACCCGGTCGAGGGTTTTTACTTCCGAGTGAATATAGCGGGTTTTGATGCCTACACGCTCAAGATACTTCGTCAGTTCTTCGGCCATGCGCTTGGTCAGGGTTGTTACCAGCACACGCTCGCCCGCTTTGATGCGGCTATCGATGCTTTCGAGCAGGTCGTCGATCTGGTTCAGGCTGGGCCGTACCTCAATTTCGGGGTCGAGCAGACCCGTTGGCCGGATGAGTTGTTCAACCACTACGCCCTCAGCCTTGCGGAGTTCATAATCCGACGGGGTGGCCGAAACGTAAATGGTTTGGCCCGATAATTCTTCAAACTCCTGAAACGTAAGCGGGCGGTTATCCATCGCGCTCGGCAGCCGGAATCCGTAGTCGACCAACGCCGTTTTGCGCGAACGGTCGCCCCCCACATGGCCCGAATCTGCGGAATAGTGACGTGGCTTTCGTCGACAACCAACAGATAATCGTCGGGGAAATAATCGAGCAAACAGAACGGGCGTTGGCCGGGTTGCCGCCGGTCGAAATAGCGCGAGTAGTTCTCGATGCCGGAGCAGTAGCCTAATTCGCGCATCATTTCGAGATCGAACTCGGTGCGTTCTTTAATGCGCGTAGCCTCCTGTTCCCGAAACTCGCTCTCGAAGTAGCGAATCTGCGCTACCAGATCATCCTGAATCTCGTGGATGGCATTATTGAGCGTGTCGCGGCCCGTCACGAACAGATTGGCCGGGAAAATGGTCACGAGGTTTTCGTTCGATATTTTCTTGCCCGTCGATGGCTCGATGCGCTGAATGGTTTCGATTTCATCGCCGAAGAAAATCACGCGATAGGCAAAATCAGCGTAGGCTACGAACACATCGACGGTGTCGCCCTTGACGCGGAAGTTGCCGCGCTGAAACTCGCCTTCGGTACGACTATACAGAATCTCGACTAACTTGTGCAGGAACTGATTCCGGCTCATGCGTTCGCCTACACCAATCCGCACCACGTTGCGTTTGAACTCTTCGGGGTTGCCCATCCCGTAGATACACGACACCGACGCCACCACAATTACGTCGCGCCGGCCACTCATCAGGGCCGACGTAGCCGACAGCCGCAGCTTATCGATTTCTTCGTTGATGGCGAGGTCTTTCTCGATGTAGGTACCGGTGGTAGCGATGTATGCTTCGGGCTGGTAATAGTCGTAGTAGGAGATGAAGTACTCGACGGCATTTTCGGGGAAAAACTGTTTGAATTCGCCGTAGAGCTGGGCGGCCAGTGTTTTGTTGTGGCTCAGTACGAGCGTTGGTCTATTAAGTTGAGCGATTACGTTCGCAACTGAAAATGTTTTACCTGATCCCGTCACGCCCAGCAACACCTGCGCGGGTTCGCCTTCTTTAATCCCGCCAACCATCTTGTCGATAGCCTTTGGTTGGTCGCCAGTGGGTTGAAATTCGGAAGTTAGTTTAAAGTTCATCAGCGTTGCCATGCTCGGGGCCAACTTGTGTGCGTTGGCCCAGTGTAATCAGGCTAAATTACAAAAAAACGGGCTGAATTGCAAGGCTGACTTTATTTTGCGAACTATGCGGTCTTACGATCAACCTACCCGTCACGGACGTATGCCCGATGTTCTGTTTACGCCTAAACAACTTGTCCTGACCGACGACGAAACGACCACCATTCGTCTGCTGAAGCCAACCGACGTGCTGCCATTAATCAACTATTTTGGCGGCTTATCGGAGCAAACGAGGTCTTATTTTTCACCCCATTCGTTCGACCCCGTAACGGTGCATCAAATCTGCAACTCAGTAGAACAGGACGACACTATTCGCCTGGTTGCTGCCCTGCCCAACGGTGAGATTGTTGCCTACCTGCTGTTGCTGCCCGGTGCCACAACATCTGATCTGACCCGGTATGGAACTGCGGGCGTATCGGTACAACCCGACACAACCTATTCATTCGCCCCCTCCATTGCCGATGCTTACCAGGGCCGGGGGCTGGGCGGACATCTGCTACAAGCGGCTATAGATGTAGCCCGGCAAATGGAGAAACGTCAGCTTATTTTGTGGGGCGGGGTGCAGGCCAATAACGAACGCGCTGTTCACTTCTACCAAAAACATGGGTTTCAGAAAGTAGCAGAATTCGAGCGCAATGGCCTGAATTATAGCATGGTGCTGTCTATTGAGAGTCGTTAAATTTCTCGTTTCAGCGTTACCAGCAACCCGCGTGAGCCACCACCGTAAACCTCGGTGTCTACAACCGATACGACTTCCCAACCCTCGCGACCCATTTCGTTCAGCTTGTCGGTCAGGTCCTGAGCGTCTACCTTGCCACCCAGCCAGCCTTTTGCGGTTATGTCTATTATGCGATATTCAAAGCGTTTCATTAAGATTGAGGGTTTAATTAAGAAAAGCCCCCACGTTTCGGCAGGGGCTTCAATATAGACAGAATGTTGTAGAAATTGAATCAGGTGACTGGCTGACGCGAGAGAGACGCAAAGGTGGCTGGCTGGCGCGAGAGAGACGCAAAGGGTTGCGTCTCTACAATTGACCATCCGGTGTAGAGACGCAACCCTTTGCGTCTCATCCGCGCCAGCTATCAAAGCTACAGATTATCCAACACTGCCTTCCAGACTAATCGCCAGCAGCTTTTGCGCTTCAACGGCAAATTCCATCGGGAGTTGGTTTAGTACTTCTTTGGCGTAGCCGTTGATAATCAGGGCTACGGCCTGTTCGGTCGGGATGCCGCGCTGATTGCAGTAGAATAGTTGGTCTTCACCAATTTTCGACGTCGTGGCTTCGTGTTCGACGGTGGCCGAGGGGTTGTTTACTTCCAGATAGGGGAAAGTATGCGCCCCGCATTTATCGCCCAAAAGCAACGAGTCGCACTGCGAGTAGTTACGGGCATTTTCGGCGCGTTTCAACACCTGCACC from Spirosoma montaniterrae encodes:
- a CDS encoding glycoside hydrolase family 140 protein; this translates as MKTRILIGWLWLAVTVCSAQSKPAFPLKTSENGRYFVDQTGKPFFYHADTGWQLFARLTLPEAREYLTLRKQHGFNTIQVHISMNPDSVNRAGQKALIDYDFSKPNEPYFAHVERVIQVADSLGLLLTISPFWIGCCREAHGVEAKHEVYKLSGPAKCRQMGEYLGRRFGKYKNILWLMGGDNDPRSIRAEIVAMAEGLHAPAPQQLQTYHATPPHSSTDLFQYAPWLGFSMIYTYWREKPNEWSDGQQMPHVYEAALREYNKSDRMPFVLGESQYEGDGVRYGNDIGTPQQVRRQAYWTMLCGGAGHAYGHDGWDFPKQWRTIINYPGGSQHMKHVRTLFESLPWHTLVPDQKHTVIVNDYGEFMKADYVAAAVTADKTTLVAYLPQPGRPVVDLSQLKGPNLTVRWYDPRTGQFGKEQKMPAQGVKRLVSPPQNDWVLVVQSGQ
- a CDS encoding TIM barrel protein, with the protein product MENQSRRRFLGTSAALAAGTLLGTNKLFGAPAIIRHYNKPNSLINGVQIGTITYSFRDMPDQSAEATLKYVVECGISAIELMGGPAESFAGMPKSPVDMRTMFPLMRKRRENQPLTADEQKQLTDAEAQLNAYREQVSKWRLTADMKKFEQVRRMYNQAGVSIYGFKPDAFGMQATDADIDYGMRAAKALGANQVTLEHPVNDAHTLRLGKMAEKHGLRVGYHGHEQQTPTFWDTALAQSPGNALNFDLGHYVAANQPDPLGLIRQKHDRIASMHIKDRQTPAHGKGNLPWGQGDTPLTDALRLMREQKYTFPAAIELEYKIPEGSNSVAEVKKCVDYCRNALS
- a CDS encoding DUF4177 domain-containing protein, which gives rise to MKRFEYRIIDITAKGWLGGKVDAQDLTDKLNEMGREGWEVVSVVDTEVYGGGSRGLLVTLKREI
- a CDS encoding GNAT family N-acetyltransferase, which gives rise to MRSYDQPTRHGRMPDVLFTPKQLVLTDDETTTIRLLKPTDVLPLINYFGGLSEQTRSYFSPHSFDPVTVHQICNSVEQDDTIRLVAALPNGEIVAYLLLLPGATTSDLTRYGTAGVSVQPDTTYSFAPSIADAYQGRGLGGHLLQAAIDVARQMEKRQLILWGGVQANNERAVHFYQKHGFQKVAEFERNGLNYSMVLSIESR